The following are encoded together in the Pedobacter sp. D749 genome:
- a CDS encoding Fur family transcriptional regulator, translating into MSEQKTNELVRKIFEAYLENKNLRKTPERFAILEEIYSRNDHFDVETLYIHMKNQKYRVSRATVYNTLELLVSCDLVTKHQFGKNMAQFEKSYGYRQHDHVICIECGKVVEFCDPRIHQIQTMVGDLLKFDVKHHSLNLYGFCSDCSMARKVSESAATVEKIKQN; encoded by the coding sequence ATGTCTGAACAAAAAACAAATGAGCTCGTTCGCAAGATTTTTGAGGCTTATTTAGAAAACAAAAATCTACGTAAAACACCAGAGCGTTTCGCTATATTGGAAGAAATATATTCAAGAAACGACCACTTTGATGTAGAAACCCTTTATATCCACATGAAAAACCAAAAGTACCGTGTAAGTCGTGCTACGGTTTATAATACATTGGAGTTATTGGTTTCATGCGATTTAGTTACCAAGCACCAGTTTGGTAAAAACATGGCACAATTCGAAAAATCTTATGGTTACCGCCAGCACGATCACGTGATCTGTATCGAATGCGGTAAAGTAGTAGAATTCTGCGATCCCCGAATCCACCAGATCCAAACCATGGTTGGTGATCTTTTAAAATTTGATGTTAAACATCATTCGTTGAATCTTTATGGTTTCTGTTCTGACTGCAGTATGGCCAGGAAAGTTAGCGAAAGTGCGGCTACAGTCGAAAAAATCAAACAAAATTAA
- a CDS encoding DUF4294 domain-containing protein: MKFKGLFFLSIVMICSISLRAQDPAAPVFPKKGKSDTIRVASTNDNGVMIPWMQLNEVNIYAARIWKSPAEQAAYNRLRYNVLKVMPYALFAKRRYEQLEQDLARTPEKKEQKQLVKQCDKEIKDMFNREIKELTITQGQILTKLIDREVGRTTYDIVKQTKGGFAAFSYQIVARVVGHNLKSTYDPNTDRDIESIIRTSGFYQ, encoded by the coding sequence ATGAAATTTAAAGGGCTCTTTTTTCTTTCTATTGTAATGATTTGCAGCATTTCGCTACGAGCCCAGGATCCTGCTGCACCTGTATTTCCAAAAAAGGGTAAAAGCGATACGATTAGAGTAGCCTCAACAAACGATAATGGTGTCATGATTCCCTGGATGCAACTTAATGAGGTTAACATTTACGCAGCCAGAATCTGGAAATCGCCGGCAGAACAGGCTGCCTACAATCGTTTAAGGTATAACGTATTAAAAGTAATGCCTTATGCGCTGTTTGCAAAACGCCGATACGAGCAATTGGAACAGGATTTGGCGCGGACTCCCGAGAAAAAAGAACAGAAACAACTGGTTAAACAATGTGATAAAGAAATTAAAGACATGTTTAACCGCGAAATAAAGGAATTAACGATTACTCAAGGTCAGATTTTAACAAAACTGATCGACCGCGAAGTAGGCAGAACAACATACGATATAGTAAAGCAAACCAAAGGAGGTTTCGCTGCATTTTCTTATCAGATTGTTGCCCGTGTGGTAGGACATAATTTAAAAAGTACTTACGATCCGAATACAGATAGAGATATAGAGTCTATTATCCGTACGTCAGGATTTTATCAATAA
- a CDS encoding glutathione peroxidase — MQERIPNIYSFKVKKINGEEQPLSAYRNKVVLIVNTASECGFTPQLKELQQLKDEINSPDFEILGFPTNDFGKQEPLNGSDIASFCEINHGVKFPVFEKIMVRGEHAHPLYQFLSDKKQNAKLSSKPRWNFHKYLLNKNGELEDYFLPFTKPLSSKIKKKIQQLLSQNTQ, encoded by the coding sequence ATGCAGGAACGCATTCCGAATATTTATTCGTTTAAGGTTAAGAAAATTAATGGCGAAGAGCAGCCATTATCAGCCTACCGCAACAAAGTTGTTTTAATTGTAAATACCGCATCAGAATGTGGTTTTACGCCACAGTTAAAAGAATTACAGCAACTTAAAGACGAGATTAACAGCCCTGATTTTGAAATTCTGGGCTTTCCCACAAATGATTTTGGAAAACAGGAACCCTTAAATGGGTCTGATATCGCATCTTTTTGCGAGATCAACCACGGTGTAAAATTCCCTGTTTTTGAAAAGATTATGGTTCGTGGTGAACATGCTCACCCACTTTATCAGTTCCTGAGTGATAAAAAGCAAAACGCAAAATTAAGTTCGAAACCCCGTTGGAACTTTCATAAATACCTGCTGAACAAAAATGGCGAACTGGAAGATTATTTCTTGCCCTTCACCAAGCCGTTGAGTTCGAAAATTAAAAAGAAAATTCAGCAACTGCTGAGCCAAAATACCCAATAA
- a CDS encoding bifunctional (p)ppGpp synthetase/guanosine-3',5'-bis(diphosphate) 3'-pyrophosphohydrolase, with translation MKTELVIDLEAEKQEILKRYRALLRASKSTLQKGDKKEIRKAFDMALESHKDMRRKSGEPYIYHPIAVAQIAAEEVGLGTTSIVCALLHDVVEDTDITLEDIEREFGKKTAKIIDGLTKISGVFDTNSSLQAENFRKMLLTLADDVRVILIKLADRLHNMRTMDFMPRHKQLKIASETIYLYAPLAHRLGLYAIKSELEDLSMKYLDPDTYKFIAKKLNEKKAERALFIKKFVEPIDEIVHEQGLVADVYGRPKSIHSIWNKMKKKNIPFEEVYDLFAIRIILDSAPENEKADCWKAYSIVTDLYRPNPDRLRDWVSSPKGNGYESLHTTVMGPRGQWVEVQIRTQRMNEIAEKGFAAHWKYKESSNDNGLDQWIQKVREMLSNPEANALDFLDDFKMNLFSDEIFIFTPKGALIQLPLGATALDFAFEIHTDVGATCIGAKVNHKLVPISYKLQNGDQVEIITSSKQTPKEDWLNVVVTAKAKSKIKSSLKEEKRKIAENGKEILERKLKSLKITYNTDNIQKLSYFFKLPSTQELFVNVALGKIELKDIKEYLSSEKEVENRSPERPENLSVDGIKSKIKGGESDILLIGEDMQRIDYTLAACCNPIPGDDVFGFITVSEGIKIHRTNCPNAAQLMANYGYRVVKAKWNKQQELTFLTGLRIVGIDDVGLINNITRVISTDFKVNMRSITVDTNEGIFDGSIMIFVNDTEHLENLIKNLLKVRGVTGVTRFDA, from the coding sequence ATGAAAACAGAGTTAGTGATTGATTTAGAGGCGGAAAAGCAAGAGATTCTAAAAAGATATAGGGCATTACTACGGGCAAGCAAATCTACTTTACAAAAGGGCGATAAAAAAGAAATCAGAAAAGCTTTTGATATGGCACTGGAAAGCCATAAAGATATGCGCCGTAAATCTGGCGAACCTTACATCTACCACCCTATCGCTGTCGCGCAGATTGCTGCTGAAGAAGTTGGATTAGGAACAACCTCCATTGTATGTGCCTTGCTACACGATGTGGTAGAGGACACCGATATTACTTTAGAAGATATTGAACGTGAGTTTGGTAAAAAAACCGCTAAAATTATTGATGGTTTGACCAAAATATCTGGCGTTTTCGATACCAACAGCTCTTTACAGGCTGAGAATTTCCGCAAAATGCTGCTTACCCTGGCGGATGACGTGAGGGTAATCCTGATCAAACTTGCCGATCGTTTGCACAACATGCGTACAATGGATTTTATGCCCCGCCACAAGCAGCTTAAAATCGCTTCAGAAACTATTTATTTATACGCTCCATTAGCCCATAGATTGGGTTTATACGCCATAAAATCAGAGTTGGAAGATCTTTCGATGAAATATCTTGATCCTGATACTTATAAGTTCATCGCTAAAAAATTAAATGAGAAAAAAGCAGAACGTGCGCTTTTCATTAAAAAATTCGTGGAGCCGATTGATGAGATTGTTCACGAGCAAGGTTTAGTAGCCGATGTTTACGGCAGGCCGAAGTCAATCCACTCCATCTGGAACAAGATGAAAAAGAAAAATATCCCTTTCGAAGAGGTGTATGATCTTTTTGCCATCCGGATTATTTTGGACTCGGCCCCAGAAAATGAAAAGGCTGATTGCTGGAAAGCGTATTCAATTGTGACCGATTTATACCGCCCCAATCCTGATCGTTTACGCGATTGGGTTTCGTCACCAAAAGGGAATGGTTACGAAAGTTTGCACACTACGGTAATGGGTCCACGCGGACAATGGGTTGAAGTACAGATCCGTACACAACGGATGAACGAAATTGCAGAGAAAGGTTTCGCCGCACACTGGAAATACAAAGAATCGAGTAACGATAATGGTCTGGATCAGTGGATCCAGAAAGTGCGCGAAATGTTGAGCAATCCAGAAGCCAATGCTTTAGATTTCCTTGATGATTTCAAAATGAATCTTTTCTCTGATGAGATTTTTATTTTCACGCCAAAAGGTGCTTTAATCCAGTTGCCTTTAGGCGCTACCGCATTGGATTTTGCTTTCGAGATCCACACCGACGTGGGTGCAACCTGTATCGGAGCTAAAGTAAACCATAAGCTGGTTCCCATTTCATATAAACTGCAAAATGGCGATCAGGTCGAGATTATTACCTCGAGCAAACAAACCCCAAAAGAAGATTGGTTAAACGTGGTAGTTACTGCTAAAGCCAAATCTAAAATTAAGTCATCGCTAAAAGAAGAAAAGCGGAAAATTGCTGAAAACGGAAAAGAAATCTTAGAAAGAAAGCTAAAGTCATTAAAAATCACTTATAATACCGATAATATACAAAAGCTTAGCTATTTCTTTAAGTTGCCTTCTACACAGGAGCTTTTTGTAAATGTTGCCTTGGGCAAAATCGAGCTGAAAGACATAAAAGAATACCTGTCTAGCGAGAAAGAGGTTGAAAACCGTAGCCCGGAACGTCCTGAAAACCTTTCGGTTGATGGGATCAAGAGTAAAATTAAAGGTGGCGAATCTGATATTTTGCTGATTGGCGAAGATATGCAGCGCATTGATTATACCTTGGCTGCATGTTGCAATCCCATTCCTGGAGATGATGTTTTTGGATTCATCACCGTGAGCGAAGGCATTAAAATACATCGTACAAATTGTCCGAATGCAGCACAGTTAATGGCCAATTATGGTTATCGTGTGGTAAAAGCCAAATGGAACAAACAGCAGGAATTAACTTTCTTAACCGGCTTACGGATTGTAGGTATTGATGATGTAGGCTTGATCAACAACATCACCAGGGTTATTTCTACGGACTTTAAAGTAAATATGCGCTCGATTACTGTTGATACCAATGAGGGGATTTTTGATGGTTCGATTATGATTTTTGTAAACGATACCGAACACTTGGAAAACCTGATTAAAAATTTATTAAAAGTTAGAGGGGTAACCGGAGTAACGAGGTTTGATGCCTAA